The Nitrosomonas cryotolerans ATCC 49181 genome includes a window with the following:
- the rpsJ gene encoding 30S ribosomal protein S10 gives MQNQKIRIRLKAFDYRLIDKSALEIVETAKRTGAVVKGPVPLPTRIERFDILRSPHVNKTSRDQFEIRTHLRLMDIIDPTDKTVDALMKLDLPAGVDVEIKL, from the coding sequence ATGCAAAACCAAAAAATTAGAATTCGCCTTAAGGCTTTCGATTATCGATTGATAGATAAGTCTGCATTGGAGATTGTTGAAACCGCAAAACGAACTGGTGCTGTTGTAAAGGGCCCTGTTCCGTTGCCGACGCGTATCGAACGCTTTGATATTTTACGTTCTCCTCATGTTAATAAAACGTCTAGAGATCAGTTTGAAATACGTACACATCTTCGTTTGATGGATATTATCGATCCAACAGATAAAACGGTTGATGCATTGATGAAATTAGATCTACCTGCAGGTGTGGATGTTGAAATAAAACTATAA